The proteins below are encoded in one region of Ornithinimicrobium avium:
- a CDS encoding TetR/AcrR family transcriptional regulator — MSAVPQPGRRELNKTRTREAVTEALLSLLVENPPDDVTVEQVAERAGISRRTFFNYYAGLAAVIGEVLRSYTDRLAEALPADALRRQPVAALRRLLRTAGLDLGFLTWLAALNCHGPAKEQAVLLERAVWTDLGGWFRDEISARLSAQVDPLYVATLADAVMSAFSAATEPWLAQLDGRVEVTEADADAFLEHVDRALGYLETGWTSTA, encoded by the coding sequence ATGTCCGCAGTCCCGCAGCCCGGTCGTCGTGAGCTGAACAAGACCCGCACCCGCGAAGCCGTGACCGAGGCCCTGCTCTCCCTGCTCGTCGAGAATCCCCCGGACGACGTCACCGTCGAGCAGGTCGCCGAGCGTGCCGGCATCTCGCGGCGCACCTTCTTCAACTACTACGCCGGGCTGGCCGCCGTGATCGGCGAGGTGCTGCGCAGCTACACCGACCGGCTGGCGGAGGCCCTGCCGGCCGACGCGCTCCGGCGTCAACCGGTGGCCGCCCTGCGGCGCCTGCTGCGCACCGCCGGGCTGGACCTGGGCTTCCTGACCTGGCTGGCGGCCCTCAACTGCCACGGCCCGGCCAAGGAGCAGGCCGTCCTGCTGGAGCGGGCGGTCTGGACCGATCTGGGCGGATGGTTCCGCGACGAGATCTCCGCGCGCCTGTCCGCGCAGGTCGACCCGCTCTACGTCGCCACCCTGGCCGACGCCGTCATGAGCGCCTTCTCGGCGGCCACCGAGCCGTGGTTGGCCCAGCTCGACGGCCGGGTCGAGGTGACCGAGGCCGACGCGGACGCGTTCCTCGAGCACGTGGACCGGGCGCTGGGCTATCTCGAGACCGGCTGGACCTCGACAGCCTGA